A part of Oncorhynchus masou masou isolate Uvic2021 chromosome 30, UVic_Omas_1.1, whole genome shotgun sequence genomic DNA contains:
- the LOC135521968 gene encoding gastrula zinc finger protein XlCGF57.1-like isoform X1, whose protein sequence is MKNKSVKKQHKIMRSKHQDLIKTECETQLDDVNCKREEPDISQAPSPNTKGVTSNSIQIKEEPADFEVQSHCFDSRALHKDSGTVITKTETDSVYISQGTVEVKAEYDSDTEIHKVVVKRETQVCFMKEENVGEEDTDEDTEDGRDTDSNRVSSPQFFPCTYCTISFTNHSFLEKHIKWNHQKEYLAMLRNSFSKSSGTETLPTHSCLHCSLMFQTPRLLSIHTLQIHPSATPRKPARPHRVSVKLYTCPQCARRFRYLGSLQNHCELSHKMAVISTNGHLSCADCGKSFKNCWGLGPHQCHEPEGTEPQDIKPVVCLEVGFHCSECGKILCSPQSLNIHMRIHTGEKPYACKECGKRFAESGSLRKHLLIHSGVKAFKCQECGKDFARMKGLRSHMTTHSGKKQYSCSHCDRQFGYKSSLTIHLRSHTGEKPFHCTECGKDFSIKRNLRLHLKIHNNEKGHQCGECGLKVIDIGALKTHMRSHTGERPYHCTVCSKQFIRLEHLKNHQRTHTGERPYVCSECSKSFAQSGDLTKHIRTHTGEKPYECSVCHGCYTSSGDLGKHMRIHNGSRPFPCQECDKSFRLVGHLKTHMRTHTGERPYSCPRCLRTFARTHHLSVHLAQCR, encoded by the exons ATGAAGAACAAATCTGTGAAAAAGCAACACAAAATCATGAGGTCTAAACACCAAGACCTCATCAAAACAGAGTGTGAAACACAGTTAGATGATGTTAACTGCAAAAGAGAAGAACCAGACATTAGCCAAGCTCCCTCTCCCAACACTAAAGGGGTAACTTCCAACTCCATCCAAATTAAAGAGGAACCAGCAGACTTTGAAGTACAGAGTCATTGCTTCGATTCTAGAGCACTCCACAAGGATTCTGGAACCGTCATAACCAAGACTGAAACAGATTCCGTTTACATTAGCCAAGGAACAGTAGAGGTAAAAGCGGAGTATGATTCTGATACTGAAATACATAAGGTGGTGGTTAAGAGAGAAACTCAAGTGTGTTTCATGAAGGAGGAGAATGTGGGTGAAGAAGACACAGATGAGGACACCGAAGACGGGAGGGATACTGACAGCAACAGAG tctcttctCCTCAGTTCTTTCCTTGCACATACTGTACCATCTCCTTCACCAACCATTCCTTCCTGGAGAAGCACATCAAGTGGAACCACCAGAAGGAGTATCTGGCCATGTTGAGAAACAGTTTTTCAAAGAGCAGTGGAACAGAGACGCTCCCAACACACAGCTGCCTCCACTGTAGCCTCATGTTCCAAACCCCACGGCTGCTTAGCATTCACACCCTCCAGATCCACCCTTCAGCCACTCCCCGGAAACCTGCCCGTCCCCACAGGGTTTCGGTGAAACTCTACACCTGCCCACAGTGTGCCCGCAGATTCAGGTACCTGGGCAGTCTGCAAAACCACTGTGAGCTTTCACACAAAATGGCTGTGATCAGCACCAATGGACACCTCAGTTGTGCCgactgtgggaagagcttcaagAATTGTTGGGGACTGGgacctcaccagtgtcatgaacCAGAGGGCACTGAACCTCAGGACATTAAGCCTGTGGTCTGTCTTGAAGTCGGCTTCCATTGCTCAGAGTGTGGCAAGATCCTCTGTAGTCCACAGAGCCTGAACATTCACATGCGAATTCACACCGGAGAGAAGCCTTATGCCTGCAAGGAGTGTGGCAAAAGGTTTGCGGAGAGCGGCAGTTTACGCAAACACCTGCTGATACACTCTGGAGTCAAGGCATTTAAATGCCAGGAATGTGGGAAGGATTTTGCCCGTATGAAGGGTCTCAGGAGTCACATGACCACTCATTCTGGCAAAAAGCAGTACTCCTGCTCCCACTGTGACCGGCAGTTTGGATACAAGTCTAGTCTGACCATTCACCTACGCTCTCACACGGGTGAGAAACCCTTTCACTGCACAGAGTGTGGTAAAGACTTCTCTATCAAGAGAAACCTGAGGCTTCACCTAAAAATCCACAACAATGAGAAAGGCCACCAGTGTGGGGAGTGTGGCCTGAAGGTGATAGACATTGGGGCGTTGAAGACACACATGCGCTCACACACCGGCGAGAGGCCTTACCACTGCACAGTGTGCAGCAAGCAGTTCATTCGACTGGAACATCTGAAGAACCACCAACGCACTCACACAGGTGAGAGACCATACGTCTGTTCGGAGTGCAGCAAGAGCTTTGCTCAGTCTGGAGATCTCACAAaacacatacgcacccacactggagagaagccgtATGAATGTTCTGTCTGCCACGGCTGTTATACCTCTTCAGGGGATCTGGGCAAACATATGAGGATACACAATGGCTCACGGCCCTTTCCCTGCCAGGAGTGTGACAAAAGCTTTCGCTTGGTCGGCCACCTTAAAACTCACATGAGGACCCAcactggggagagaccgtactcCTGCCCCCGCTGCCTCCGGACCTTCGCTCGCACCCACCACCTCTCTGTTCACCTGGCTCAGTGTCGATGA
- the LOC135521968 gene encoding gastrula zinc finger protein XlCGF57.1-like isoform X2 has protein sequence MKNKSVKKQHKIMRSKHQDLIKTECETQLDDVNCKREEPDISQAPSPNTKGVTSNSIQIKEEPADFEVQSHCFDSRALHKDSGTVITKTETDSVYISQGTVEEENVGEEDTDEDTEDGRDTDSNRVSSPQFFPCTYCTISFTNHSFLEKHIKWNHQKEYLAMLRNSFSKSSGTETLPTHSCLHCSLMFQTPRLLSIHTLQIHPSATPRKPARPHRVSVKLYTCPQCARRFRYLGSLQNHCELSHKMAVISTNGHLSCADCGKSFKNCWGLGPHQCHEPEGTEPQDIKPVVCLEVGFHCSECGKILCSPQSLNIHMRIHTGEKPYACKECGKRFAESGSLRKHLLIHSGVKAFKCQECGKDFARMKGLRSHMTTHSGKKQYSCSHCDRQFGYKSSLTIHLRSHTGEKPFHCTECGKDFSIKRNLRLHLKIHNNEKGHQCGECGLKVIDIGALKTHMRSHTGERPYHCTVCSKQFIRLEHLKNHQRTHTGERPYVCSECSKSFAQSGDLTKHIRTHTGEKPYECSVCHGCYTSSGDLGKHMRIHNGSRPFPCQECDKSFRLVGHLKTHMRTHTGERPYSCPRCLRTFARTHHLSVHLAQCR, from the exons ATGAAGAACAAATCTGTGAAAAAGCAACACAAAATCATGAGGTCTAAACACCAAGACCTCATCAAAACAGAGTGTGAAACACAGTTAGATGATGTTAACTGCAAAAGAGAAGAACCAGACATTAGCCAAGCTCCCTCTCCCAACACTAAAGGGGTAACTTCCAACTCCATCCAAATTAAAGAGGAACCAGCAGACTTTGAAGTACAGAGTCATTGCTTCGATTCTAGAGCACTCCACAAGGATTCTGGAACCGTCATAACCAAGACTGAAACAGATTCCGTTTACATTAGCCAAGGAACAGTAGAG GAGGAGAATGTGGGTGAAGAAGACACAGATGAGGACACCGAAGACGGGAGGGATACTGACAGCAACAGAG tctcttctCCTCAGTTCTTTCCTTGCACATACTGTACCATCTCCTTCACCAACCATTCCTTCCTGGAGAAGCACATCAAGTGGAACCACCAGAAGGAGTATCTGGCCATGTTGAGAAACAGTTTTTCAAAGAGCAGTGGAACAGAGACGCTCCCAACACACAGCTGCCTCCACTGTAGCCTCATGTTCCAAACCCCACGGCTGCTTAGCATTCACACCCTCCAGATCCACCCTTCAGCCACTCCCCGGAAACCTGCCCGTCCCCACAGGGTTTCGGTGAAACTCTACACCTGCCCACAGTGTGCCCGCAGATTCAGGTACCTGGGCAGTCTGCAAAACCACTGTGAGCTTTCACACAAAATGGCTGTGATCAGCACCAATGGACACCTCAGTTGTGCCgactgtgggaagagcttcaagAATTGTTGGGGACTGGgacctcaccagtgtcatgaacCAGAGGGCACTGAACCTCAGGACATTAAGCCTGTGGTCTGTCTTGAAGTCGGCTTCCATTGCTCAGAGTGTGGCAAGATCCTCTGTAGTCCACAGAGCCTGAACATTCACATGCGAATTCACACCGGAGAGAAGCCTTATGCCTGCAAGGAGTGTGGCAAAAGGTTTGCGGAGAGCGGCAGTTTACGCAAACACCTGCTGATACACTCTGGAGTCAAGGCATTTAAATGCCAGGAATGTGGGAAGGATTTTGCCCGTATGAAGGGTCTCAGGAGTCACATGACCACTCATTCTGGCAAAAAGCAGTACTCCTGCTCCCACTGTGACCGGCAGTTTGGATACAAGTCTAGTCTGACCATTCACCTACGCTCTCACACGGGTGAGAAACCCTTTCACTGCACAGAGTGTGGTAAAGACTTCTCTATCAAGAGAAACCTGAGGCTTCACCTAAAAATCCACAACAATGAGAAAGGCCACCAGTGTGGGGAGTGTGGCCTGAAGGTGATAGACATTGGGGCGTTGAAGACACACATGCGCTCACACACCGGCGAGAGGCCTTACCACTGCACAGTGTGCAGCAAGCAGTTCATTCGACTGGAACATCTGAAGAACCACCAACGCACTCACACAGGTGAGAGACCATACGTCTGTTCGGAGTGCAGCAAGAGCTTTGCTCAGTCTGGAGATCTCACAAaacacatacgcacccacactggagagaagccgtATGAATGTTCTGTCTGCCACGGCTGTTATACCTCTTCAGGGGATCTGGGCAAACATATGAGGATACACAATGGCTCACGGCCCTTTCCCTGCCAGGAGTGTGACAAAAGCTTTCGCTTGGTCGGCCACCTTAAAACTCACATGAGGACCCAcactggggagagaccgtactcCTGCCCCCGCTGCCTCCGGACCTTCGCTCGCACCCACCACCTCTCTGTTCACCTGGCTCAGTGTCGATGA